The genomic interval GGGACGACCCGAGCGCAAAGACTCGCCCCGAAGCCGGCTTGTTGCGCATCCGCAAAGAACTCGGCCTGTTCGCCAACCTGCGGCCCATTCGATTGTTCAGCCAGCTCGTCGATGCATCGCCGCTGAAGCGTGAGATCATCGAAGGCACCGATATCCTGTTCTTGCGTGAACTCACGGGCGGAATCTATTTCGGTGCCTCCGGTCGCGACGACAACAACGGAGACGAGAGCGCCTATCAACAAATGGTCTACAGTGTCAGCGAAGTGGAACGGATCGTGCGACTGGCGGCCAAGGCAGCCCAAGGTCGTGACAACCGCTTGACGAGTGTGGACAAAGCGAACGTGCTGGAACCCAGTCGCTTGTGGCGTCAGGTTGCCGCAAGAGTGATGACAGAAGAATTTCCGGATGTTCAGTATGACGTGGTGCTCGTCGATGCGATGGCGATGCACTTGATCAACCGACCGCGTGACTTCGACGTCGTCGTGACCGGAAACATGTTCGGCGACATCTTGACCGACGAAGCGTCGATGTTGCCAGGTTCACTTGGCATGCTACCCAGCGCGTCATTGGGCAGCGATGGACCTGGTTTGTACGAGCCCATTCACGGTTCGGCACCCGACATCGCCGGCAAAGGAATCGCGAACCCGCTGGCCACCATCTTGGCCGCCGCCATGATGCTGCGTCACTCACTGGATTTGCCCGCCGAAGCCGATGCGATCGAAGCCGCAGTGGAAGCCGTCTTGGCCGACGGTTTGCGTACCGCCGACATCGCGCGGGGCGCAGAGTCGATCGGCACCGAAGCCATGGGCAACGCAGTGCTGCAACGCTTGACCCAATAGTGTTGGAGACTGCTGACTTAGCCGTGTTGCGTTCTATCTGTGAGCCGATGGCGCTATCAAACGCCGTGAGCCGCGACGCGTGAGCGGCCGGGTCTTACACGTACCAAGCATCCATTTCAGTGCGTAAAACCCGTGGCCTGACGGCCAGCGGCGCAGGGCGCATGACACCACCCAGCGTTTGATAGCACAACCATGCTAAGCGGGACGCCAAGGCGAATGACGGCTCTAACCCTGGGCGATGTTGTTAAACGCCTTCGGCGCAGGGAGAAAAGTTGCGCATGCCAATCCCCGTACAACCCCAAACTTTGATCAGCCTAAGCTAAGAACGCGAGTTGAGCTAAGATACCAGCACGACGCGCAAGCGAGTGATTCACGGCGTTTTGTTCACGCGCTTGCGCTTCGTGCAGGTATCTGCAGGTGGACTGAAACACGGGCGCCCCACGATGCTATCCTACACGTTTCTTCAGCCATTTCATTCGGGATTCACGATGCTAACGCTCATGTTTGCTTCAGCACGAACCATAACCTTGAACGCGATTGAATCGATCGTGGCTCAATCTCACGACTGTGCTCAACACACAGCAGGAGGCATGGAAACTTTACGAATCATGGATTCAGGATCCCTGTTCATGGATTTTTATGTTGGGGATGAGGATGAGCAAAATGACACGATGGATGACTTCAAAGGCGTCTCCGAACCACCAGAGTTCGCTGCACTGTTGAAGAGCCGATCGCTATGCTTTGTTATCGTAAACTGCAGTGAAGCACATGCGGCAGCGGTGAATTCGATTCTTGATCGCCTGCGAACGAACGGCATCATTGACTTTGATGCGACGGACGACGTAAGTGTATTGGACGGATCTCCGATTCTCTCCTGAAACTTGAGCGTGACGGCACGCCCGGTAGATCCAAGACGGTTGATGAAAAGCGACTCATTGTTCGATTCATGAGTGTCAAACACTTACGAACGATTTAATCCAAATGCCAAAGCAAGGTTGATTCGGATACCTTCCTACCCGCGGACGTGACCACACGACTACCATCGTGAGACACTGCGAGGACATGAACAAACCTCGCGCGACCTGTTGGCAGCACCGCGATGGGATGACCTGAGCGAGTGAAAACGCTGACTCCTGTCAGGCTTGGATTCGGCGAGTAATCCGCCCCACCGATAAACAAAAGCTCACTGTCGCCGCTCCATCGCGCCATCAGATTTCCCCCGTGCAGCACTTTAAAGAAGATCCGATGAATCGGCTTTGGCGGCACGATCGCCTCACCAATCACGCTGGAATTCCACTGCAAACTCCCCAACGTCGAGATAAGCCATCCCGAGTTCGGTGCGTGTAATCTTCCCGTTTCAGACGTGTACTCCTTCAAGTCAGGTGATATCGAGACAGGAGCGTCTGGCAAGTAGCCTTCCGCTTCGACCGTCACACTGCCGTATCCGCGATCATTCCAATGGATCTTCAGCCTCTGCGTCTTGTGGGGCTCTGGTTGCCAAAAACGTCGGGCCGGCTTGCCGATCAGCGAGGAGCGAATGGCGTACACGGATTCATCATTCGGGCGTAGAGCCAAAGCAGCATTGCCGCCCAGGTCAACAGGCGGCCCCACGAACGTTTGAAGTTCGCGATCGTAGAGCAGCAATTTCGTGCATTTCCGAACGCTATGACTCCCACGTGTGAACACGAGTCTCCCGTCGGCGAGGTTCCCGTAAAAGCTCATGTCGAAGGCTGAGTTGGAGAACGAGCGATTTTCCGGATCCGGTGGCACCTCGATGACTTCCCATTGATCGTCAGGATCGTCGGGTTCGTCGGGATCGTCGGGCCGAGCTTCAAGATCAAGGATCAGAAAGCGACTGTCAGGGCGAATCAAAACGAGTTCGCTCTCATCGGCGGTCAGTCCAAACGTTTGCCAGGAAATCGTTTCCTGAGGTATTTGGTCGGCACCAGGAATCATGAATTCACGCAAAACCACTGCATCCCTTGTGCGAATCTGTTGGATTCGATCGGTCAACAAGACAAACAAGTGATCGCCTGAGCGATCAAATTCGGCTTGCAGAATCGCCGTTTCAATTGGGAATGAACGCTGCGCAGCTCCAACGGAAACGCTGCCGAAAACCAACAGAAACACAATATAAAATCGCATCAATCCACCTTCGATCAGTTGCTCTCTATTCTCTAGTGCGTCGATGGGCTTCAAGGGCGCGCGAAATCTCACCATTTTCTTGCTACTTCATCACCATTTAGTTTTCTCACTTGGCGAACGGGTCCTTTTGCGGTGCCGTGATGTCACCACGCAAACGGGGCTCGTTCGACGATCGGATCTCGTGCATCCGCCGCATTCTTTCCAACGTCATCATGGATGCGGTATGCACTTCCCGGTTTGCATTGATGGTCAGCAGGCCATCGCCTGCCGATGCAGAATATTCGCCTCCGTTTTGAGTCCATTGATTCGGGCTGATGGATTTCAACAAATAGTCAACGATTCGCGATTCCTTTCCTTCAGTAAACCCCGGAAGTTTGTAGACACGTACGTATTGATATGTCTTTGCGTTTTCGATGGAAGTGATCTGAATCGCCTCATCGCGGATGATGTAGGACATCCCAAGGGGCGGGAGCATCAAATCAAGGGCACTGCGCAGTGTGAACCCCTTGGCATCTATCGTAACCGGAACCTCGAGGTCGGGCTGGGCGGCCTCCATCCATTCTTGGTCGACAATGATTCGAACATTATGTTTGTCTGCCAGCAAAGGGATGATGTCGATCAGTGGCGACTGGATCGCATAAAGGGAAGTTCGCTCGCCAAGCACTTCCTCCAGTCGTGCTTCTGCTTGCACCGAATTAGTGAAGGAGCTCGTATTGACCACTGACGCCTGACTCGGCGAGGTCTGTGGTTCGTCGCCGTGGGTTACCGCAGTCATCATTAGCAAGACGAGCAACCCATTCAGGACAACATTGGAAACGCTAGATGGCATGACATTCTCTCCGGAAAATTGAGTGGTGGTGTCCGCAAGTATCTGATGTTTGCGGGCTACGGTGACTTCGCGTCTTCATTTGTCTTCTCCGCCTTGAAACGCTCGTCGACGATGGGCGTATTGGCTGGCAGTTGAATTCGATTCAGGTCAATGATTTGTCCGTCAACGACCAATTCGATGTAGTTGGTCCATTGCCAGCGCGATCGGGATTCAGCGGGGTAACCTTCGATGGGCGCTTCGGGCGTCTTTGGGTTGTCCCACTGTCCTTTGGGAGGACAATGAACGACAACGCCCGCATGGTCTTTGCCTAGAAAGAAGTTGGGCGATTGCACCAGAAAGATGGGGGCCCCTTCGCTCTTGACTTTCAGGATGAACGGCCAGGCGGCCTCAAACTCTTCTCGAGTCTTGAAGCGCATTGCGAAATGCTGTGCCTCCAACGTCGGGCCGACCAAAGTACGTGATTGCTTGCGCAGTGGTTCCAGTTCACTCGGCCACTCTTTCGGCCAATCTCCCGTCTCGGAAACCGAATAGAGCGCGAAAGCGGTGGAACTCAACGCCAAAAAGGCGAGGACGACAATTGAAACTCTTGTATTGCACATGATGGATACTCCAAATTGGGATCTTGAATTGGTTTGCGAAATCAAGTCGGCTGCTGTTAGTAGGTCTGTCACGGCTTAGTTTTAGGGTAGCAAAACTCGCCAAGAGTTTCGGCAGTAAATCACCGAAAGTCTTGACGACTTTCGCTACGGCCTCAACCCGAACATTCAGTTGTCACGGACCTCAATAAATCTTTTGCAGTTCCCCGCTATTCGTCTTGGCTTGATGGGACGCCTAACTCCGGCAATGATCGTTGTTGCTTCGGTGTCTGCCATTCCTCCAACAAAGCGGCGGCTGCTTCGTGAACCTCCCGATTCGCACTGATGGTCAACCAACCGTCGGTTGCCGAGGCAACATATTCACCTCCAACAAGCCACCAGCTTTCTGGAGTGATTTTCGTCGTCAAGGCCTGAATGACCTGCTCCTCCTGCCCTTTCAATGGCGGCGGCAATTCATGGACTCGTTCGTATTGGTAGGCCTCCGCCCTGTCGATCGAAGTGATGCGGATTTCGTCGTCGCGGACGATGTAGGACATTCCCAGCGGTTCCAGGATGAAGTCGAGTGCCGCTCCCAGCGAAAGGTCGCCCAGGTCTGTGCTGACTGGCTGATTCAAATCCGGCGTTTCATCCTCCAGCCACAACGGGTCGATATCGATTTTTACATCGTGGAATCTGGCAAACTGTTCGGCAACTTCAGCAAGCGGCAACTTCTTGATGGATTTTAACGTTGGCTGCTGAAGCATCTTGTGAATCTTGTCTTCTACCTGTGTTCTTCGAGTCGCTCGGTAGGGGCGATATTTGTGAAGAGTTGCCTCGTCGGTCGGTGAACCCGCGTCCGAGACGCCCGCCGATGGCTGATAGGCTCGATCCAGTAGCTGCTCAAACTTGCTCTGTTCTCGTGGTAAACGCTCGTGTGAGGCGCCGAGTCCGCCAAGTCTCACGTTGTCAAAGTTCTTCATCATCTCCACCCTGATTTGTTCCCACAATTCCTGTTCATGAGGCGTTTTCGGACGCGAGGTAAGGAGAACGTCGCGAATCTTCAGCCATGGGACGGCGTCCTTGTCCCCGAAGCGGATTTCCCAGACATCAAATACGTTTCCCTCACTGATATAACGCGAGGAATAGGACAGTTGATGTCCTGGCTGAAACGTTTGCGTGTCAATGATCTCCTGCAGCTCATTGCGTGTTCCTGCGTTACCCTTGTTCTGATCAATCCAATTTCGTAGCGAGCAACGACTTCATCAGTCGTGAGCTCCTGTTGCTTGCGTCCAACCTCGCTTTGACGTGCCATTCGATTGAATGCGGCGACTGCGTCATTAACTGATGCGACTTGCTTTGCCGTAAGGAAACCGAATTGCCCGGTGATCCGTGATTCGAATTTTGCTGACCGGTTATCCTGTGAGGCGCCAGCGGAGGACAACCGAGGCTCTCCCATCGTCGAGTTGTCCAGTCGCAATTGAAAGCCGTTTTTAAGCTCCGCATCGAGCTTCGCCTGTGGCTCATCCTGCGTCAGTGTATCTGCGGGAACCGGAGTGTGGCGATCTCCGATACGAAGGGTGCGGATGGGGTCGCTGTACCACAGCGACCCAATTAAGTATTCAGGTTTGCGCGGCACAAACAGTCGAGCGTCCCAGTAGTCGGATTCGTCACGTGCCACCAACTTATAGGAATCCAGCCGGCAATCATGGAGAACGCTTCGCAGCACTCGATTGACCGCGTTGGAATGATCGTCTTCCTTCATTACCCCGTCAGCCAGGATCGTCAGATGACGCTGGCCGAGAATCTGCTCCATCGCTGTCGCGGAATGCCACTCCACCTTCAGTGGAATCGTGACGTACTCGCCTTCTTCCTGTGGCACCGCCTGAACCCGCTCCACACCTCCGAGTTCAGCCTCTGCTGAAGCTGGCTTTTTTGGAGCATCGATTTCGTCCATCGCCGCTTGAATCTGCTCGGCGAGAGCCTTCGCGTCGATGTTTCCTGTGATCGTCAACTTGTTTCCGATCGGCGTAAGTACTCTGGGGGCGCTCAGGACCTTGCGGTCGAACGTGATCACCATGTATCCACTGGTTCCTTGCTCACTCAGTTTCGTTGTTGCCTCCAGAAAACGCGCACCGGCTTCTTCGGTCAACGTCATGGTAACGATGTCACCTCCGGACGGATTGTTCGGATCGGTGGTGGCGGTGACTTCGATGATGTCGGCTTCGGTCAACACCGATTCTTTGTCGGACTGAATCATTAACAATGGGCCGCCGGGAACCTGATAAGTCTCTGGTCCCGCGGCCACTTCTGGCTCGTCCTCAGGAACCGCGACGGCTCCATGAATCCGCAATCGCCGGACCAGCAGCGGCTCGACGGGCTGGCCATCGGAGATCGTCAGCAGGTTGCGAATGGTCTGCTCGTCGTTATCGTTGGCGAGGAACTTGACCGTGCCATCAGCGAATGCAGCATGCACGCCTTGCTCGAACCAGCCACCGAACTTGGGCAGCGGTTGATCAGCCGAGTATTCGATGTCGTCGGGCTTCGTCCATGGGACGTCGCGTTTCGCTTCGATCACTGCGATGCAGTTGGACGTTCCGTCGAGCATGTCCCTGAAGGACGCCCCATGCTGTTTCCAGAATACGGTGGCTTCGGGCGTGTATTGTTCGAAGTGAGCTTGCAATGTGGCAGGATCATCATCACCAATGTATGCGCTCTCATCCAAGTCATTCGGACCGCCGTCCCGCTGGTCCCGCATTTCTTGAAGCTGTGCCGCCCGTTTGGAGATGTCGTCTGAAACGACTCCAAAGTAGGACGTGTTGGTCGAATCAGCTTTGTCCAGCGGCGAGCGATAAACGTCGGGCATCTTCGCGAGTAGTCCCTTGTTATGCTCGCTATTCCAGGGTTCATCGAAATGATACTGGTCATAAAGCTCCTGATGTCCCAACAGCGGCAACAGTTCGACTCGCCAGCTATGCGGCGGCCCACCCCTGCCGTCTTTGCCGCTGATCGTTCCCGGAGGAAGTTGCCCGTGCACTTCGTGATAGTGATGCAGTGCATTGATGATGTGAGTCAGGTTGTTGACGGTTTCTCGGCGCAGGGAAACGGAGAATTGGTTCGCAGAAGGGGCAACGGCACCTCCGGCGGAATCAGTAACCTGCCCAGCCGAATCCTTTGGATTCGTCCCGCCGAGCGTCGCGGCAAAATCACCGTCTTGGAATTTTTCGTCGACGAAGTAGTCATCCAGCAGGATGATGTTCATGGCGGCGTCGAGCTTGGTTCCGCCGAAGCGATCGACTTTGCTTCGCCACGATGCAATGTCTTGTTTCGCAAGTTGGCTGAGTCGCTTTTGATACTTGATGGCCAGATCCTGCGCGATGGAAGATTCGGCCATGCCAGACGCAAGTGACAGATCGGTGGTTCCGCTTGACAGCTCGTGAATTTCATCATCAAACAACGCGTCAACGGAAATCAAAACCAGTGGCACCGCATAGCTGGGGCCACCGTCGAACACTTCTCGATCATTCTGCCCGATTGTTTCCTTCATCAAGGATTCAAACGCGTTCTTCCACGCCTCAACCTCCGATGGGTTCAATGACTGCAGTTGTTTGAACAATCGGCTCGCAGTATTCGTGTTCCAATCACCGTCTTCGAACAGGACACCCATACGATTGACGATGTATGTCCGGCATGCCTGGCGTGCCATCTCGCCGTTCAGTTTGTCACCCGTGACCCGCTCTAACTCGACAAGCCACTTGTCCAGTTCCCCATCAGGTACTGCCTCCAAACGTCTTGTTAGTTCGGCGCCCATGGCAACGCTAATTGGATCGCCGGATGGAATAACAGGCGCGCCTCCGGGCGGTTTGATCTCTTGAAGATTCTTTCGCAGGCGTCCGTAGGGCCAATCGCCCAGGGCACTTGCTACCGGGGCAACTTTTACGATTCGGACAACATCGTTTCCACCTCGCTGCAACGTGACAGAGTCGTCGTCGAGCGCCAGCCCGTCGATCTGGCCGCCGATCTCGATTTTGTAATTCCCCGCCGCGATGCGAACGGACTTGCCAGATTTTGAGACAGTCAGTTCTTCGACAACGTCTTTGCCCTGGACAACGCGAATCGGAACGTCGTCGGCCTCGCTTTCAATGCGCAGCGTGCCCTTGTTCCACTGAAGGACGATCAGGACGCCGGCAAGTAGAAGAATCGGCAGAAAGCAAGTTGCAAGGAACTTGGACGACCAGCCACGCTTCGACCCACTTGAATTTGGTTCAGCGACCGACTGAGGGAGTCGATCTGCATAGCGTCGGACCGCCGCGTTTGCGGTCGTGACCGGAGTCAGTATTGACGATAGGGGTGTTAGCAACTGGGTCCG from Stieleria varia carries:
- the leuB gene encoding 3-isopropylmalate dehydrogenase, whose protein sequence is MKANIVLLPGDGIGPEIIQQAELVLGRIADIFGHEFEFESHLIGGIAIDTCGDPLPQATVDACRASNAILLGAVGGPKWDDPSAKTRPEAGLLRIRKELGLFANLRPIRLFSQLVDASPLKREIIEGTDILFLRELTGGIYFGASGRDDNNGDESAYQQMVYSVSEVERIVRLAAKAAQGRDNRLTSVDKANVLEPSRLWRQVAARVMTEEFPDVQYDVVLVDAMAMHLINRPRDFDVVVTGNMFGDILTDEASMLPGSLGMLPSASLGSDGPGLYEPIHGSAPDIAGKGIANPLATILAAAMMLRHSLDLPAEADAIEAAVEAVLADGLRTADIARGAESIGTEAMGNAVLQRLTQ
- a CDS encoding STN domain-containing protein gives rise to the protein MMKNFDNVRLGGLGASHERLPREQSKFEQLLDRAYQPSAGVSDAGSPTDEATLHKYRPYRATRRTQVEDKIHKMLQQPTLKSIKKLPLAEVAEQFARFHDVKIDIDPLWLEDETPDLNQPVSTDLGDLSLGAALDFILEPLGMSYIVRDDEIRITSIDRAEAYQYERVHELPPPLKGQEEQVIQALTTKITPESWWLVGGEYVASATDGWLTISANREVHEAAAALLEEWQTPKQQRSLPELGVPSSQDE
- a CDS encoding protein kinase domain-containing protein, translating into MNQQVCDPNRLSSFVRGELSDQAERELTSHLDECESCGLALEQQVAEASAWREASVFLGEPVAQAHEAEFSVTRSRDAQIELVLSQLSPTDDPDSLGRIGGYEVTGAIGSGGMGVVLKARDQSLDRVVAVKVMAPHLAASGSARQRFAREAKAAAAVLHPNVIAIHGVSNEQALPYLVMPYVRGQSLQKRIDAEGPLPLVDILRIAAQVAAGLAAAHDQGLVHRDIKPGNILMEQGVERVTITDFGLARAVDDASMTCSGVIAGTPQYMSPEQARAEKIDHRSDLFSLGSVLYAMCTGHPPFRAESSFSVLRLITDKHPRPIRETNPDIPDWLCAIIQKLMAKDADDRFDSAKEVAELLEKCVAHVQQPLQFELPMIPEDHTSGVVTTDLSQWAKCVFSSPDHQRSFFGRHVWPFLERGKVRLNNDSIEWTFNSGLHQKIPLLCIEEVSIGHYSRLTHPARMDFLSIRYRDGDTVRTQLLTPLSSILTPVTTANAAVRRYADRLPQSVAEPNSSGSKRGWSSKFLATCFLPILLLAGVLIVLQWNKGTLRIESEADDVPIRVVQGKDVVEELTVSKSGKSVRIAAGNYKIEIGGQIDGLALDDDSVTLQRGGNDVVRIVKVAPVASALGDWPYGRLRKNLQEIKPPGGAPVIPSGDPISVAMGAELTRRLEAVPDGELDKWLVELERVTGDKLNGEMARQACRTYIVNRMGVLFEDGDWNTNTASRLFKQLQSLNPSEVEAWKNAFESLMKETIGQNDREVFDGGPSYAVPLVLISVDALFDDEIHELSSGTTDLSLASGMAESSIAQDLAIKYQKRLSQLAKQDIASWRSKVDRFGGTKLDAAMNIILLDDYFVDEKFQDGDFAATLGGTNPKDSAGQVTDSAGGAVAPSANQFSVSLRRETVNNLTHIINALHHYHEVHGQLPPGTISGKDGRGGPPHSWRVELLPLLGHQELYDQYHFDEPWNSEHNKGLLAKMPDVYRSPLDKADSTNTSYFGVVSDDISKRAAQLQEMRDQRDGGPNDLDESAYIGDDDPATLQAHFEQYTPEATVFWKQHGASFRDMLDGTSNCIAVIEAKRDVPWTKPDDIEYSADQPLPKFGGWFEQGVHAAFADGTVKFLANDNDEQTIRNLLTISDGQPVEPLLVRRLRIHGAVAVPEDEPEVAAGPETYQVPGGPLLMIQSDKESVLTEADIIEVTATTDPNNPSGGDIVTMTLTEEAGARFLEATTKLSEQGTSGYMVITFDRKVLSAPRVLTPIGNKLTITGNIDAKALAEQIQAAMDEIDAPKKPASAEAELGGVERVQAVPQEEGEYVTIPLKVEWHSATAMEQILGQRHLTILADGVMKEDDHSNAVNRVLRSVLHDCRLDSYKLVARDESDYWDARLFVPRKPEYLIGSLWYSDPIRTLRIGDRHTPVPADTLTQDEPQAKLDAELKNGFQLRLDNSTMGEPRLSSAGASQDNRSAKFESRITGQFGFLTAKQVASVNDAVAAFNRMARQSEVGRKQQELTTDEVVARYEIGLIRTRVTQEHAMSCRRSLTRKRFSQDINCPIPRVISVRETYLMSGKSASGTRTPSHG